The proteins below are encoded in one region of Sphingobacterium sp. R2:
- a CDS encoding SusC/RagA family TonB-linked outer membrane protein → MSKALVISTAICASLFTLNAHAQTRKVQGTVVGTDQKALVGVSVTVPGTKVVAVTDQRGKFSIEIPGNNHELQFTYVGFQTKKVAIPTNQNMLSIVLEEKSNTLEEVTVNIGYGTVKKKDLTGAVTSVGAETISKAPVSSALEAIAGRMAGIQISSTEGSPDAEMKVRVRGGGSVTGDNAPLYIVDGFPMSSISDIAPADIESIDVLKDASSAAIYGSRGANGVVIVTTKSAKSGKTSISYSAFGGIRNLAKKLDILSPYDYVTWQYEQALLENNLDTYVKYFGNFQDIDLYKDVKPNDWQELVFGRTGNTFNQNFNLSGGTDKTKYSISHSFVKDKAIMEMSGFRRQNINFKLNHKPSKSTSIDLGARFSDVRISGGGMNEQNEASSADSRLKFAMIYPPFPVGGLTNSDETDDEFNLYNPLESLVDNDQLQRRRTYNLNAAFSWDIVKNLRFRTEFGFDDYRNYNDRFYGTTTYYVRNVPAALEQNKPALISLNTSTQGIRSTNTLNYNFQDFLPKGHSLSVLVGQEYLFTQKTLNTNTTHGFPKSFKLDDTRRLTPQGASSTINNYMFADEKLLSFFGRVNYDLDSKYLFNATFRADGSSKFSANNYWGYFPSMAAAWRISSEPFMNNTQSWLDDLKLRASLGTSGNNNIPLEQIYPIFSVKNTEWVNGYKNYWATSKTMSNPDLKWETTISRNIGLDFTLFKKKLSGTIDVYKNKTKDLLILFPIAGSGYDDQYRNLGETQNKGIELTLNWSAINKKNFDLNFSGNISFNQTKVNSLGTLTSIPMASGWASTEIGTDYIVETGGRVGKMYGYMSDGRYEVSDFTGYDAASKKWILRDGVADASAVVGTIRPGTMKLKNLAGEDNKINASDQTIIGDANPLHTGGFSINTRVYNFDMTALFNWSYGNDIYNANKIEYTSTSKYNNRNMLTVMEEGQRWTNLLPDGTISNDPNQLDDMNKNTSLWSPLTNKFIFSDWAVEDGSFLRLGTVTIGYTLPKAFTEKLKIRNFRVYVSGYNLAVWTNYSGFDPEVSTRRRTNLTPGVDYSAYPKSRTFVAGLNLNF, encoded by the coding sequence ATGAGTAAAGCCTTAGTAATCTCTACTGCTATCTGTGCTTCGTTATTCACATTGAATGCACACGCTCAAACCCGAAAAGTCCAAGGAACAGTCGTTGGTACGGATCAAAAAGCATTGGTGGGTGTTAGTGTGACCGTGCCTGGGACAAAAGTTGTTGCTGTGACCGACCAGCGAGGGAAGTTCAGTATCGAGATACCTGGTAACAATCACGAACTTCAATTTACCTATGTCGGATTTCAGACTAAAAAAGTTGCAATTCCTACGAATCAGAACATGCTAAGTATTGTTCTAGAAGAAAAGTCTAATACGCTCGAGGAAGTAACCGTTAATATCGGATATGGAACCGTTAAGAAAAAAGATCTGACAGGGGCTGTAACTTCCGTAGGTGCAGAAACTATCTCCAAAGCTCCAGTATCTTCTGCTCTTGAAGCGATTGCAGGGAGAATGGCAGGTATACAAATTTCTTCAACAGAAGGCTCCCCTGATGCCGAGATGAAGGTTCGTGTGCGTGGCGGTGGCTCCGTTACGGGAGATAACGCACCTTTATATATCGTGGATGGATTTCCCATGTCTTCGATATCAGATATCGCACCTGCTGATATTGAATCGATTGATGTATTAAAAGATGCATCTTCTGCAGCTATATACGGCTCCCGAGGTGCAAATGGGGTTGTCATCGTAACTACTAAAAGTGCCAAATCTGGGAAAACATCAATTAGTTATAGTGCGTTTGGGGGAATTCGAAATTTGGCAAAAAAGCTTGATATATTGTCTCCATACGATTATGTAACATGGCAATACGAGCAGGCCTTATTGGAAAATAATCTGGATACCTATGTCAAATACTTCGGTAACTTTCAGGATATAGATCTCTATAAAGACGTAAAACCAAACGATTGGCAGGAACTTGTATTCGGAAGGACAGGAAATACTTTCAATCAGAATTTCAACCTCTCCGGAGGGACTGATAAAACGAAATATTCTATTTCACATTCGTTTGTAAAAGATAAGGCAATTATGGAAATGTCAGGCTTTCGGAGACAAAATATTAATTTTAAACTCAACCATAAACCATCAAAAAGCACTTCAATAGATCTAGGAGCACGATTTTCTGACGTTCGCATTTCAGGTGGAGGCATGAATGAACAGAATGAAGCCTCATCAGCAGACTCCCGATTAAAATTCGCAATGATTTATCCTCCCTTTCCGGTGGGAGGTTTGACAAATAGTGACGAAACCGATGATGAATTTAATTTATATAATCCACTAGAATCCTTGGTCGATAATGATCAGTTGCAGCGAAGACGAACATATAACCTAAATGCTGCATTTAGCTGGGATATTGTTAAAAACTTGCGGTTTAGGACAGAATTTGGCTTTGATGATTACCGCAATTATAACGATCGATTCTACGGAACAACCACTTATTATGTACGGAATGTTCCCGCTGCGTTAGAACAAAACAAGCCTGCTCTTATCTCATTGAATACTTCTACCCAAGGAATACGTTCAACAAATACACTGAACTATAACTTTCAAGATTTTCTCCCTAAAGGACATAGTTTAAGTGTGTTGGTTGGTCAGGAATATCTGTTTACACAAAAAACATTAAATACGAATACAACACACGGTTTTCCGAAAAGCTTTAAATTGGATGATACCCGCAGATTAACACCACAAGGCGCCTCCAGTACGATAAACAATTATATGTTTGCTGACGAAAAATTACTGTCATTTTTTGGCCGGGTAAATTATGATCTAGATTCGAAGTATTTATTTAATGCAACTTTTCGGGCAGATGGTTCGTCGAAGTTTTCTGCAAATAATTATTGGGGATATTTCCCATCCATGGCAGCAGCTTGGCGGATTTCATCAGAACCATTTATGAACAATACGCAATCTTGGCTGGATGACCTGAAGCTAAGGGCAAGTTTGGGTACATCCGGAAATAATAATATTCCATTAGAGCAGATCTATCCCATATTCTCGGTTAAGAATACAGAATGGGTTAACGGGTATAAAAATTATTGGGCTACGTCAAAAACAATGTCTAATCCAGATTTAAAATGGGAAACGACCATTTCAAGGAATATAGGGCTGGACTTTACCCTGTTCAAGAAGAAGCTATCGGGAACGATTGATGTCTATAAAAACAAAACGAAAGATCTTTTGATCCTTTTCCCAATTGCCGGATCAGGCTATGATGATCAATACCGCAACTTGGGAGAGACCCAAAATAAAGGTATTGAGCTTACGCTAAACTGGTCCGCAATAAATAAGAAAAACTTTGATCTTAATTTTAGCGGTAATATTAGTTTCAATCAAACGAAAGTTAATTCTTTGGGGACCTTGACTTCGATTCCAATGGCTTCGGGCTGGGCTTCAACAGAAATTGGAACGGATTACATTGTGGAGACTGGTGGACGAGTTGGAAAAATGTATGGTTACATGAGTGATGGGCGCTATGAAGTTTCAGATTTTACAGGCTATGACGCAGCATCAAAAAAATGGATTTTGAGGGATGGCGTCGCAGATGCCTCTGCTGTCGTTGGAACCATAAGACCGGGGACAATGAAATTGAAAAATTTAGCCGGTGAAGATAACAAGATAAATGCGAGCGATCAAACCATTATTGGCGATGCAAACCCTTTGCATACAGGAGGCTTCTCAATCAATACGCGTGTCTATAACTTTGATATGACGGCATTATTTAACTGGAGCTATGGAAATGATATTTACAATGCAAATAAGATTGAATACACATCCACAAGCAAGTATAATAACCGAAACATGCTTACTGTGATGGAAGAAGGACAACGCTGGACCAATTTGCTGCCCGATGGAACAATCAGTAACGATCCTAACCAATTGGACGATATGAATAAAAATACAAGTCTTTGGTCTCCCCTTACCAATAAATTTATATTCAGCGACTGGGCTGTGGAGGATGGTTCATTTTTGCGCTTAGGAACTGTTACAATTGGTTATACACTCCCTAAGGCATTTACAGAAAAGTTAAAAATCCGGAACTTCAGAGTATATGTGTCTGGATATAATCTTGCCGTTTGGACAAATTATAGTGGTTTTGATCCTGAAGTCTCTACACGAAGGAGAACAAACCTTACTCCGGGAGTGGATTATTCAGCTTATCCAAAAAGCAGAACTTTCGTAGCAGGTCTTAATTTAAACTTCTAG
- a CDS encoding LacI family DNA-binding transcriptional regulator, translated as MRFENYTIKDIAKALNLSTSTISRALRDSYEISPETKKIVLEYAEKINYRANPIARSLKERRSHSIGVIVSEIANNFFSQVINGVESVAYDKNFQIIISQTHESSVRERLNVEYLTSRSIDGLLIALSSETEDISYLQQLKERGFPIVFFDRVPQQFDTYKVVVNNQQGAYDATQHLIKLGKKKIAHLTNSKSLSITKDRLIGYKKALMANHMDFDPNLVKYCQHGGLHAEEIEKAVEELIRIGFDAIFISGDKLTTGYLHVIKKRPLAIQQDIAIAGFTNSNVVDLFSSKVTAIRQPAFEMGKIATELLIKLIETKYPIAEFETRVLPTELINND; from the coding sequence ATGAGATTCGAAAACTATACAATTAAAGATATCGCTAAGGCGCTTAATTTATCCACTTCCACGATCTCGAGAGCCCTAAGAGATAGTTATGAAATAAGCCCCGAAACAAAAAAGATTGTATTGGAATATGCCGAAAAAATAAACTATCGTGCCAACCCGATTGCTAGAAGTTTGAAAGAGCGTCGTAGTCATTCAATCGGTGTTATTGTTAGCGAAATAGCCAATAATTTTTTCTCACAGGTCATCAACGGTGTAGAATCTGTTGCTTATGACAAGAACTTTCAAATTATAATATCACAAACGCATGAATCGTCTGTACGTGAACGACTAAATGTTGAATATTTAACTTCCAGATCCATTGACGGACTATTGATTGCATTATCTTCGGAAACCGAAGATATATCCTATTTGCAGCAGCTGAAGGAGCGGGGATTTCCAATTGTCTTTTTTGATCGCGTGCCGCAGCAGTTTGACACTTACAAAGTCGTTGTAAACAATCAACAAGGAGCCTATGATGCGACGCAACACCTTATAAAACTTGGAAAGAAAAAAATTGCACACCTGACAAACTCCAAATCATTATCTATAACGAAGGATCGATTAATTGGCTATAAAAAGGCGCTAATGGCGAATCATATGGATTTCGATCCAAATTTGGTCAAGTATTGCCAACATGGCGGACTACACGCAGAAGAAATTGAGAAAGCTGTTGAGGAACTTATCCGCATTGGTTTTGATGCTATTTTCATTTCGGGCGACAAATTAACCACAGGATATCTTCATGTAATAAAAAAAAGGCCTTTAGCAATACAACAAGATATCGCTATTGCTGGATTTACAAACTCAAATGTTGTCGACTTATTTTCTTCCAAAGTAACAGCAATTAGACAGCCTGCTTTCGAAATGGGGAAAATCGCGACAGAATTGCTTATTAAGTTGATAGAAACCAAATATCCAATCGCTGAATTTGAAACACGTGTAT